Below is a window of Thermodesulfobacteriota bacterium DNA.
ATCTCGCTGAAGCCGGGCTATGTCCTTCAGTGGAGCGGGCAGTACGAAAACATGATCCGCGTCCGCGAGCGGCTCAAGCTGGTGATCCCTCTGACCCTGGTCCTGATCTTCATCCTGCTTTACATGAACACCCGTAGCGCGTTCAAGGCGTCGGTCGTGATGCTCGCCGTGCCGTTCTCCGCGATCGGCGCGATCTGGCTCTTCTACCTGCTCGGCTACAACGTGTCCATCGCCGCCTGGGTGGGGATGATCGCCCTGATGGGACTCGATGCCGAGACCGGCGTGTTCATGCTGCTGTTCCTGGACCTTTCGTATGACGACGCGAAGAAGCGGGGACTGGTGAGGAACCTGGCGGAGCTGGACGAGGCCATCATCCACGGCGCCGTGAAGCGGGTGCGGCCCAAGATGATGACGGTGGCCGCCGCCTTCATGGGATTATTGCCGATTATGTGGTCCACATCGGCCGGCGCCGACGTCATGAAGCGCATCGCCGCGCCGATGATCGGCGGGCTGATCACCTCGTTCCTCCTGGAGCTTACGGTGTATCCGGCGATCTACAAGCTGTGGAAGAAGCGGGAGCTCCCGCCGGCGGCGGCCACGACGGCCTGAGCGCGAGAGGACCCGACGAAAAAAACAAGAGGAGGCAGGGAAAATGGGGCGTATGAAAACGGCGGTTCGATCGGCGGCATTCATCGCGGTGCTGGCGCTTCTGGCGCTTCCCGCGGCTGTTTGGGCGGCCGATAAAGGGCACGAGGGAATGTCCGGTGGGCACGGCGACATGAAGATGGGCGGCCACGACATGCCGAAGATGGGGGACAAGGTCTTTTCGGGGACGATCGGCCCCTGGAAGGGCGAGGCCCGGATCATGGACATGAAGGCGCACATCGAATCTTTGGGAATGAAGGCATCGGGGCCGATGCCGAACTCCCATCACATCGCGCTCGACCTGTCCGATGCGAAGACGAACTCGCCGGTCAAGGAAGGAAAGGGAACGATTGTCGTCACCGGCCCCGATAAAAAGGAAACGAAGGCGGAGTTCATGGCGATGCAGGGGCACTTCGGGGTGGACGTCAACCTTCCGAAGCCGGGGAAATATTCCTTCAAGGCGGAGATCGAATCCGGCGGGCGGAAAGGGACCGCAACATTCTCGTACACGTTGAAGTGAGCGGGAGGCGGGAGCGGGTGCGCAAGGAAGAAACCATGGCCCGCTCCCGCCGCACCCCGGATCTCCGGCGCGAAGGCGGTATCGCCATCGCGGTCTTCGTCGTCGCCGCCGCACACTTCCTCATGCCGTCCGGCCTTCACGGATGGCACTGGCTTCACATCCTCTTCCAGAAGTTCTTCTATGTTCCCATCCTGATGGCGGCCGCCTGGCTGGGCCTTCGGGGAACCCTCCTGGTCGCGGGGGCGGTCAGCGGGGTGTTCATGCTCCACATCCTGCTGGACTGGGGAGGGTATCGGATGACGCAGGCCGATCAGGCCGGCGAGATCGCAAGCTACTGGATCGTCGCGCTGACCGCGTCCTGCCTCGCCCGGAGGGAACGGCGCGCTCTCGAAGAGACGGCGGACGCCCACAGGGAAACGATCGCCGCGCTCGCCTCGTCGCTCGATCTCAGGGAACGGGAGACCGGCCTGCATTCGAAGCGCGTCCAGGAATACTCGTTGCTCCTGGCGCGGCGCATGGGAATCGGAGAGGGATCCGTCATGGAAAGCCTGGAGATGGGCGCCCTCCTGCACGACGTCGGCAAGATCGGCATTCCGGACGGCGTCCTGCTCAAGAAGGGCGCGTTGACCGGGGAGGAGTGGGAAATGATCCGGCGCCATCCCGAGCTCGGCGCCTCCTTGTTGCAGCGGATACCGTTTCTGTCCGGCGCCAGGGAGATCGTCCGGTTCCACCATGAAAAATACGACGGTACGGGTTATCCCCGGGGCATGAAGGGAGACGAGATCCCGATCGGGGCGAGGATCTTCGCGGTGGTCGACGTCTTCGACGCACTGACGATGGAACGTCCGTACAAGACCGCCCTGTCGTATCGCGCGGCCGCGGACACGATCGGAACGGATCGCGGGCGTCATTTCGATCCGGCGGTGGTCGATGCCTTCCTCGGAATCCCGTACTTCGAGTTGCGCGGGCTGGCCCGGCGATATGGAGCGGAGCTGATGGAGGATTGAGCATGCCGTCCGGTCGCGGCCCCGCAGGAGAATATTCCGTTCCCTGTTGACGGATATTCTCCGAATCCCCTGCTCCTGTAGAAGATCCCTCCGAAAAACCCTTTGGTTGTCGTGTGTTGTCGCCCATCCGCCTTTGGCACTCTCCATGCAGTAACAATGATCAAGAAATCGTGAATCGATCCGGCGGGCCCGGGAAAAAAGGAGGGGGAAAGCGATGAAAAAGTTCATGGCGGTGATTGCGGCGATGGCGCTGGCCGCGGCGGCGGTTCCGGCCTTTGCGGGCGGAGGGCCGGGATACTCGGGAGATGCTGTGCCGTTCGGGGTGGAAAAGTCCATTACAGCGAAAGGATGGCCTGCGAGCGAACCCGTGGAAACCGGGTCCGTCCAGGCGAAGTCGCTCGCTGACAGGCTGTCCCCGACCGACACGCACTACAATCCGTTCTACCCCGAGACTCGTGTCATCGATTTGGGCGGCGGGGGGAACTGACCGGCGGGACATGTTCCGTCGAGCGATGGACGCAGGCGCCGGGGAGGAGACTCCCCGGCGCTTTTCGTTTGGGGTGATCGATGTCATCGACGCGCCGCCGCGGGAGAATATTCCGATCCCCGTTGACGAATATTCTCCGAACCCCCTGGACCTGTAAAGGTTCCCTCCGAAAAGCCCTTTATTTGTAGAGTGTTGCCGTTCGGTAGTCCTTGGCACTCAATATGCATTATCGATAATCAGGAAATCGTGAATCGACCCGGCGGGCCCGGGAAGAAGGAGGAAGCGATGAAAAAGTTCATGGCGGTGGTGGCGGCGATGGCGCTGGCTGCGGCGGCGGCTCCGGCCTTCGCGGGCGGACCGGGATACTCGGGAGACATGGTGCCGTTCGGGGTGGATAAGTCCATCAAAGCGGAGGCGTGGCCCGCGAGCGAACCGGTGGAAACCGGCGCTGTTCCGG
It encodes the following:
- a CDS encoding HD domain-containing phosphohydrolase, encoding MRKEETMARSRRTPDLRREGGIAIAVFVVAAAHFLMPSGLHGWHWLHILFQKFFYVPILMAAAWLGLRGTLLVAGAVSGVFMLHILLDWGGYRMTQADQAGEIASYWIVALTASCLARRERRALEETADAHRETIAALASSLDLRERETGLHSKRVQEYSLLLARRMGIGEGSVMESLEMGALLHDVGKIGIPDGVLLKKGALTGEEWEMIRRHPELGASLLQRIPFLSGAREIVRFHHEKYDGTGYPRGMKGDEIPIGARIFAVVDVFDALTMERPYKTALSYRAAADTIGTDRGRHFDPAVVDAFLGIPYFELRGLARRYGAELMED